Genomic segment of Zootoca vivipara chromosome 4, rZooViv1.1, whole genome shotgun sequence:
ctacaaAACCCACCATcccaggccattggccatgcttgctggggctgaggagagttgtagttcagcaacatctgcagaggcaaaggttccccacccctatccTAATCCAaaactaaccactacaccactctcaTAAGTAGCACTCTGAATTGTTCTCAGAAGTTAGTTAGAAACAAGTGATGAGCAAACAAGGCCTATCAGCAGACAGAGTAGCTGAGTTCAGTCATATCCAAAGCTTTGGAAGTTTGGGACTTACAGTATTCCACTTTGCAACTAATTTTAAGACTGCAAAGGAGTCTAAATACAAAGTAGTTTCTGAGTTTGTATTTAGATTGTAAGCATGTCCATCTTTAGATGCAAGTTCGTATTTAGATTGTAATCCTGCAGTCACATATGTTACCTTCCACAGGCCAAACTATTTAACACAGCATCTcttgtaaataaaattaataaaactaattttaaaTTTCATCTCTATTATCCTGCAGTATGTGTTACTTTCTATAATACTATTGCAGTGGTTCCCACTAGTGCATCACATCCATGTATGCACTGAAGAATTCATTTAATAGTTGAAGAATACATTTAACCaatccctgatttttttttttcaaataaaactgGTGCAAATTGAAATGTTTCATGGTCATTTGGTTCTGGGGTGGTAGTTGAAAATACCACTTTCTGTATATCACTAGCTCCATTGGCCTAACATTATGAAAACTGTCTTGACTGCATACATTAGAAGAACCAGCTCCTAGAATTGCCCTTTCATTCACTGAAAGGGGAACCTGAAGACAAcagatgtaacttccagccagaGACATTTTAAACAGGCAGTTGCCCTGCAGAACAAACCCGCTGACCCCCCAACTCCCCTCTTTCAAAGGTTAGGTTTAATTTTCAAGATTGCATGCTAAGGGTGTGGGGAAAttcttttacatatttatttacattgTGGAATGTAGGCTAGGGAAGTTGGAGAGTTCTTAAGAAGCAGAGGGCATAATGTTTACAGAGTGTGGCTTCATTCCCTTTTACGAAGCAGCGGCGCTAGGCTTAAAGAAGCTGGAGGCAACATTTTCTCAGGAAAAATGTTTGCAGACTCACAACTCAGCCAAGTAACCTGGAAAAGGATATGGCCCAGCACTATGACTCCAGTTGAATAttagggctcattcacacttgtTTCCCAATGCACATATATTTCAGTTTGCCTTGGGATgatggctgctccccccccccagtgttatTTTTTGCTGAGCTGAAACATTCCGGGTTTGGGAGGGgtagtggtttgttttttttaaaaaaaaactatgatTTTAGCTTGTTGCTTTTAGTCCTGTAAGCTGCTTACtatattttttatgaatttgCGGGTGGCATGCGAGGGAAAAGACCCCATTGCGCTAGTgggactaggtaaaggtaaagggacccctgaccattaggtccagtcgtgaccgactctggggttgcgcgcttatctcgcattattggccgagggagccggcgtacagcttccaggtcatgtggctagcatgacaaagccgcttctggcgaaccagagcagcacatggaaacgccgtttaccttcccgctgtagcggtccctatttatctacttgcactttgacgtgctttcgaactgctaggttggcaggagctgggactgagcaacaggagctcaccccgtcgcagggattcgaaccgcagaccttctgatcagcaagccctaggctctgtattGTTAAATAAATAGGATTGCATCCATTGCTGGccttactcaaagtagacccactgaaattaatgaacatgatgaACTTGGGCTCATTAAGTGGGCCTAGTCTATATTGAGTTTAGCTGGGTACAACCCATAAAAAGCAAACATTCATTTCCTAACATGGCTAGTTTAAGTTGAGCATGTAATGAGCCTAAGGATCAGCTTGCAATGTTTGGCCACAGCCCTGGAACATGTAAACTATGAACAATGGTTTGTTTCTAGTGGTAACCTAAGCGTTTATGAAAAGATAcctgttgcatttatatactgcctttcctcttagtggtgtacatggttcttccacCCCTATTCTGGTAACAAGCCTGTGAgataggctaggctaagagacaTCTGATTAGAGGTATTCACGGCTAAGTGGGGATTTTAACCTGGGTTCTCAACCACACCACAGTTTCCTACATTGGTTGGTCACAAAGGCATTGGAACTTACTGCGGCGGCGGCATCGGAGGAATGTAGTCGGCACTATCACGAGAGCAAGGACAACGAGGATAACAATGGAAGCCGTTATGAAACcatgcggaggaggaggaggagatggattgGGGCACTTCTCTATTGCTGAAATAAGAGAATTGAAGATAAATCTGGGACTGCACTGAAGAGCCCAAGGGGCACATGAGAAGCAATACTTTGGTGCACTGAGTGTCACTTATCTGAGTGGAGCACTTTCAACATTAAGTTAGTTTTCCTTTCTCCTGTTTAAACTTGAAACCCACCTACATACGGAAATCATGGCCATTGCTCAATGCCTTACATTTCCCTCCATCTACTTGATAacattgtaaggtaaaggtaaaaagggccccctgaccattaggtccagtcatgactgactctggggttgcgcgcttatctcgcattattggccgagggagctggcgtacagcttccaggtcatgtggccagcatgacaaagccacttctggcaaaccagagcagcacatagaaacaccatttaccttcccgctgtagcggtacctatttatctacttgcactttgacgtgctttcgaactgctaggttggcaggagctgggactgagcaacgggaactcaccccatcgtggggattccacccgccgaccttctgatcggcaagccctaggctcagtggtttaacccacagcgccacccatgtcccagttGATAATATTGTAGGGATAAACAAATGGATACTACATTCCAAGCTGGGGCACAGGAATATTTGCTGCCTGCTTGCacacgcgcgtgcacacacacacacacacacacagaggaacatACAAATAATCCAAGACAGTGACTCGGTTTTGCATTTCACACTGGTTCAGCTAAATAGTTACAATGCTATCTATATTTTTTGCTAGCGTTTCTGATACTGTTCAAGATTGAGTCCATGAAAAAACAGAAATGTCCCATCAGCTGACCAAATATTTTCAGCTTTGATGCTAAACTTCTAtaggaagtaataataataataataataataataataataataataataataagtttggaAAGATACAGTGTCTTCCTAACAACACACAGATATTTTAGATCCAGAAATAAAGACTCGCCAAATTAATGGCCATTCGTCATTAGTAGATTTCCCTATATGGAACCAATCTCATTTGAAAAATTCTGAGGTTTAGTCCTTGTAAGTCTTCTGAATGGCTTTATTTCACAAATGAGTAACACTGTCTCAATGTATGATTGAGGGAACTTACACAAGTGGTAGTCGGTGGACACTTGTAAACCTGAATAATGTATTTGACATTGGACCAAGATATCTTCAGACACGTTTTGCTGTAAGTTGCCAGTAATATTAAAACTTTTAGTGTAGTTGTCATATATGGATGTCATATAAGAATACCGCACTGTCTCATTATTGACCAACCAAGACATTTCAGCCTCTGGATATCCTCCATGAGAAGAACACATCAGTGTCAACTGAGCTGGGCCACAGGGATTATGCGATACATGTATGACAGGCTTCCTATAGTCAGCTAGAGGGAGGAAAAGACAGACCATAGGTTACACTTGTACATATCGAGATGTCAAGCAATGTTACTGACACTATGCTTCAGGATTGTCTTTCTACAGAACCATCAAATTTAATCTGACTTACAGCAGAGTGCTCTTTAagaaatcccattcatttcaatgggagacACTTGCGGAGGTTCCTGCCATGGCTTGTAATCTAAATGGTGCTATATTACTAAGAACTCTAAATTACTTTCTATGGTAAGAGTTCTTATTATAATGAGTTAATAGCATCCTTTCAAATTCACATTCCCCTCATAGCAACGTTGAGTAATGTTGTTAGTGTCTGTTAATTATTAgcatttaagttaaataaaagaacagtaaacaaaattcaaaagcatttatatatttataattaaCGCTTTTACTTGAATgagtaataatatattattctgGGATGATTGTTACTGTACTATTAATATCTTATTGTTATTTCTACCACTGTCTTTTGTAATTCATGGAGACTGTGTTTATGTCAAATGTCGTGTTATTTACCAGATTTTATGTTTATTTCATATATGATGCCTTCTGAGAGCTTGACCCTAAAAGGAAGCATAAAATAATACTCTGCTGCTCGTTGTCATAGCACCTAAAGGGATATTTTTTAGGATAACTTAAGCAATATTTAGCAGCAATAATACTGAGTGGACAGAGCTGAGCTGGGTCAGTGGATGGAGTCTGGAACGTAACTGGGAAGCAGAGGACCGCTAGTCACCAGTGCATGTGAAAGTGTGTTTCATTTCCTATTTTCAAAAGAAGTTCTCAGCTTCCAGTTGTCAGCCGTCTTGGAACTGCTGCATAAAGCGCTTTGGCAATCCTAGGCCTGGGTTTTGGAAAGCGCTTGTGGGGAGATAAGGATTTGGCCCAGTGAGCCAAAATGTCCTCCTATCCCTGCTGTAAGGCCTATGGCATGTCTACGGTAAGTAGAAAGTAGCGGTGGCTCATGGGAAGGAGACCAACAGTaagtggagccagagtcaatgacaggcagagcaagCTAATTTCGCccccaatctctccccccccccgctaaatTATATTTGGGCAACacagaccaaggaggaggaagcttgcAGGCAATGCCATTCATTGGGCTGGTTGTGAAGAAACAGGGAAGTTGGAGCTGGCTGAGGATAGATAGGTTAGTGGAGCAGTTCTCTATTTGCCTCAGGAAACCAGCCTAGAAAAGTGACTCAAAATGAACAGCCCCTGCCTAACACAAATGAATAGGACCCTTAAGCATTGCTTGGGTACTTAAGATCCTGTTTTGCTTGACAAGCACTTACCTGACACTGATAAATGTACCCATTTTTCACCTTTGTGTTCTTCCTTCAGTAATATGATACACTTATATTTGCCTTGATCGGACACATTCACACCGGAAATCCAAAGTGTAAGGTTCTTCTCATCCATCTTTGTCCTGTTCTGGAAATGTATGTCCTTTACGGTGTTTTCTTCACCATTGCTGTAAGCTATCACAACCAGGTCAGATATACCAGGGCCTACATATTTCTGCCAGTAGATCCTGTAAGATGCCAGGGGCTGTTGCATTTTGTAGTTGCAAGGGAGTGTGGCTACACCCCCTACTTTGGCTGTTACTGGGACAGTGTCtggggaggaagaaaacaagaaacGGTATCTTTTGAAACAGACGCCTGTTCTTCAAGTCCTTCCTCACATCTCTGCGTTGAAACAAGACACACTGCGTTGAAACAACACACACTGGCCAGCAGTCATCAACGAAACAAGGATTTATGAAGGAGTTCAACCTACTATTAATTCCACAATCAGTTCCCATTAGTAGCGTAATAAATTTCCCCATACTCTCCCACAAATATACCTCTCTTTGACTTGTCAATGACTGTTTGCAGCCACCATTATTTCTGCTTTCTGTTTCTCCTTCTGTCCCAGTTCTCCTATTGCATGATCCCAGAATACCAGAAATTAAATTGTGAGCATGATGATGCCACAACATGGCACAGCTTTCGTATGTGATGACCTCCAAATAGGTCATTTCAGTGTGAGGAAGCTggagtagctcagttggtagaccatGGTAGGACataatcccagggttgtgagAACAAGCACCACGTTGGgtaaaagtttcctgcattgctatATGACCtttgtggtgccttccagctcgGTGACTCTTTTAGCACATTTGCCCTCATTCTGAATGGGGCAGGTAGGGGAgatagagagagacacagagcGCGGAAGAGATCTAAGTTAGTGTAACTCGAATTAGAATATGGAACGAGTAGAGAGGGGAGCACTTTGTCACCTTTTAGCATAGTTCTCTGAAAAATTGCCAAGAGAGGGGTGTATTTTCATGGGGGTGATGAGagaacatttttgcaaaacacacactctTCAGCTTAGTCCTGCTTAGGAGAAAACGCCACTATGAGGTGATTTCTTGTCTGAATCATGCCTCTTACTTGTCTGGATGAAGGATAAAGAGAGGTGTAGGAGTGTGTGGAGAAGTCAGCCTATAGTATAAAGTCAATagttaactttgttgttgttctgctcacttttgcctccagCCTTACCCACCACTAGAATGTGGCTCCCAAAAGGTTATCCAGAAGgaatgaaaaaggttccccaaccctggtttGAATCCACTGAATATTATTCATGAAATATATGTGAATTGCAAACCAGAGCTCTATACATCTAAATTTcagaacaaaacatcaaaactggTCACATGCATCGATTCCATTGTTCTATTCCAGTTTGCCTTTTCTCCTTGAACTATTGGTTTGCATGCTTTGTAGGCATTTTCCCTGCTGtcaggactgttgttgttgttgttgttgttgttgttgttgttgttgttgttgttgttgttaaaaaacttccttaaaataaatgaatcctgtgtgtccccccccccccgtcttcagTTGTGATTCGTGTAttggaaggggttggactagatgaccattggggtctcttccaactctacaattccatgtttCTATGTACATATATCATGAAATAATTTGGTACAGGCTGTGAATAAAAGGGACTGAACCTTTTGACAAAATTACGGTGGATCTGGGGTTATATATGTAGAGAGTGGATCTGGATTTATataatttaatttcttttaattaCTATAATAgaaaggcagggtagaaatgATTGGCAATAAATAAGTTAATAACAGTCTTCATATACCAAAGCCCAATATAGGTTTCTGAGTTGAAACCACAGGAATAACTTGGTAGCATTTAATTATTTATGGAATTTATGTAGTGCCCAATTAGCCAGGTCCCCTGGGTGGTTCACAAATTTAAAAACGATAAAATACAACtactattttttttccaaaaaaacacaaaaccctaaAAATAGTATATAAAATTGGCACAGAAATCATCATAAAGCCATCATGAGGCAGCACAAGATGaagaacaataaaaacagcactaaAACCCAGCCAAGGGGGAAAACAAAATACTTCAAGGAACTAAAATGTAGTAGAACCATAGTTATTAAGAGAATATCATTTGCTAAAATGCACCAGGACTAGGTATGTTTAGAGTAAATGCAGCAGAATTTGGCAACTGAAAATTGTAGAAAGGATCTGTCAAGATAGAGGTTGTATACCATTAGACAGAGGGAAGTGGCTGCCTCAGGTTGTGAATTTGGGGTGTGATAAAAGTTCAGCAAACagttctttatttaatttatcaTTGCTGTGTGTGTTCTGCTGCCAGAAAGAAGGTGCCAAAATAATTTGCCTCAGGTGTGAAAATAATTTGTTCagtttcaggtgccaaaatattttGTTTAGCATATCACCTGtaccaggcccagctctaggtatagtcccggtggtgcggggtggtGCGGGGCATGGCGAAgctgcgcggaagccgtgctgcgcgctgcgagggcgggggcaccggagcgatctccgcgcctcagtgccagggcgtccgacctgcttgagacggccctgacctgTACTGTACTTGGGTTATCTCCAAAATCCAGGGGCAATTTCCGACATTTAGGGTCTGGATTTCACCTTGAGGGCTCAGTCCTATCAGCATAGGCTGCAATTCTTATAGAGGAGGAGCCTCTGAGAAGAAGGCATGTGTTGTTATCAGTCCTCTGGAGGTCGGCTGCTACCCAGGTATGTCTCACCTACTGCTGTGTgcactggatggttacctcctcctacctggccaatcccccctggcaacacctccccctgctggattggacggctggctgtgtgggcggagaccacaggtatccagcctgggaaggtggtgccagcctccgaactgctaAGGGCTGTCCAGGGGCTGCGCGTGACTGTGAAAAATCCGCACCcctttttatatggggaacggtcattctgttttaaattctgtatttggtttttttgctttacTTCTTATGGTTTTAACTTTTTGTTCTAAAACTACAGAGAACGTTTGTTGCTGGATAGCATATAAATGTTGTGAACCGTTTAATTAATTACCAAGTAACTATTTATTTAGGTAATAACTATTTATCTAGCTAATTCTTTAATGACTAAATAAAACATGACCCGATTGCATTTGGTAACTGGTTTCGGTGATCTGCCTGAAATCCACTCAGCCCTGTGAAGCTTCTGCTGTAATCTACCCCTTTTCTCACAATTCAGGGTGGTGGTGCTCTGTCACGTTATGGGGGCAGTTTCACACCACCCTAACCACACCAAGAGAGCACGTCATATCAGAAAGAGAATATGGGTGTGCAGATGTCAGAGACACAACTTGCTGTGACTTGTCTAAGGAGCTTTCTGGCTGGCAGGctaatttcccccctctgctcagaaaagcagaacaaaaacctTCTGTGCAGGGCAGCCGTGAGCAAGCACACAgctactggaattttttttgctAATGTCACACCTAACTTTGTCTTGCATATCACCTATGAAACTGCAAGCAGAATATGCTTACGGAACATAACAGTTGTAGACAAGAGGAACTATGCTGCCCGCAAACATTCAGCAAGTTCAGTTAATTCACAGTGGAGGTGTGCTGCTGAgacaaagcaaaaatgaaaacgAAGCTGGAAACTGGAATAGACAATATACTAAATAGTCCCTGTAACTGGCCTGTGTGGCAAGCATCTATCATTCAGCATGTGATTCTGATGAAATCGAAGGTGCCAGCACCAAAACCCTGTGCATAATTTCTCTCCCTGTCTCAGTGAGAGGGACTAATCTTGTTCTCTTTTCCTGCCAgtacaaaaaaaattaactctaATTCAAGGTCTACCTACGGCTGCTTTACATATTAAGTCACAGAAAACTGATTTGCTGCTGCATGGACAGGCAAAATATGTTTGGTACCTGCATATGTACATTTTCAAATATACATTTGCTGCTTGGACACATCATATTTATATATGTTACAGAAATTTGGATGGGAGCCCCATGTATAATGATCTGTATCTATTTTTTAAACACTCAAATATTTACACACCCCTCTTGAATGAGGTACAAGCCCTCCCTAAATTTGTTCTGTATGATTAAATGCCACATAATCAGAGGTGCATGTCCTCATCTGTTTCGTTCTCACCAATGGAGCAACCACACACATGGTTGGTTTTCATAGGGACCTACTTTCCTGACATTCCTCCCTTGAGATTGTTAAACcatttccacatttatttattacatttttatcccactcttttcTACGAAGATCAGGGGGCATGTACACTTATTCTCACAATATTCCTATGAGGTAGGCTACGCTgagaggaaaaaaaaactggCTTAAGGTGATTTTTGCAGCcatgtagggatttgaactcgaGCCTCTTCAGTCTAAGGTCCCACATTTTGGCTTTTTAGGTTTTAGTTTTCAGTCAGGGAATCCCCTATGACCAGTGAACTTGTGACATTTAAATGagtaagaaaagaaagcagaagccCAGCCTACAGCAGAAACAAGTTTGGCTTTTCTGTTCCAGATCTGGCATTTCTAGTGAAGTCACTCATTCCACAAAGATTTACGAACCATGGTTTTATAAAGACGCACTCAGCAAGCAATGAAttctagtttttaaaaatatattatggtGCCATGGTTCCATGTCATCACCTACAGTATATGGAAGTTCTCTAAGCATACCCCCCCCCGGCTAtgattcaattacagtggtacctcggtttatgaacacaattggttccggaagtctgttcataaactgaagcgttcataaactgaagcgaaatttcccattgaaagtaatggaaagtggattaatccgttccagacgggtccgcggagtactcaacctgaagcgtacttaacccgaagcatgggtgtaattggttccggaagtctgttcataaactgaagggttcataaatggaagcgaactttcccattgaaagtaatggaaagtgaattaatccgttccagatgggtctgcggcgttcgtaaagcgaaaattcgtaaactgagatgTTCATacaccaaggttccactgtacataattTAGACACCTTGACTGCCAATAGCCAATAGCCCTTGATCTGTCCCTCAGgatgttttattttaactgtcCCACAAGTCCACCTATAATATAGTAAATACCATAATCACTGATAATATAGTAAATACCATAATCACTGATACAAACTATAgacgaatggcaaatgaaaatgttgggctTTACGGAACTCGCTGAACTGACAGGGAGACTCTGCGACCAGgaagaagagacggtggaagaagaatgtaagaaatttaaattatatttgaaaaaatattgtaatattttaaattttaaaatccatAGGGAAGTTGATATAGGCTTTCAGGGTAGAATTAGGAGTTATGTTGAATGGGTTAGGGTGTCTAAGAGTTTAAAAATGACTAATTTTTATATTGTTAATATTTTGattatgtttaattgtttttaaaccttTTCAATAGAGTGAATAATAGATTATGTTAATTTTTTAGTATTGGCTACTGCTAAAGATGATTAAAATTGAAATTCAGATGGGGGGGGTACTTGGGGAAGTCACTCAGCTAGGTTAAGAAAAATTATGGTAAGAATAATATGTGTGTTTGGTGTTCTTTCTGTCTTTCGTTCTTTCTGTTTTGTATGTttacttgaataataataataataataataataataataataataataataattattatttataccccgcccatctggccaggtttccccagccactctgggcggcttccaacaaaatattaaaatacagaaatccatcaaacattaaaagcttccctaaacattataaaatgaatatttttttggggggggataaataGAACAGGGCTGACCCAAGATATTTTGGTGGCTGAGGCAAACCCCCAAGTGgcgtcccaccccaccccctagggaagaagaggtgagtgaagatctacatcaggaataaggTGGATAATAAAGTTATATATTAGGATCTGCTGCCCcatggatcctgccacccgaggcagttgCCTTACCTTGT
This window contains:
- the CD80 gene encoding T-lymphocyte activation antigen CD80, translated to MYTQKRELMLSTTVLKWFLWLGLFVLPFGCSDTVPVTAKVGGVATLPCNYKMQQPLASYRIYWQKYVGPGISDLVVIAYSNGEENTVKDIHFQNRTKMDEKNLTLWISGVNVSDQGKYKCIILLKEEHKGEKWVHLSVSADYRKPVIHVSHNPCGPAQLTLMCSSHGGYPEAEMSWLVNNETVRYSYMTSIYDNYTKSFNITGNLQQNVSEDILVQCQIHYSGLQVSTDYHLSIEKCPNPSPPPPPHGFITASIVILVVLALVIVPTTFLRCRRRKHMTSHQPVAASEITSQQLSNGTLETCA